GTCTCCGGAAGAAGTGAACTCGCTTCGCTCAGACATCCACTTCTTCCTCCGACCACCCCCACCCCCACCCTGCGCCCCTCTCCGCGAGGTGCCGCACGGCAGTTGAAGTGCTCCCCTCTCCCGCTTGCGGGGGAGGGGCCGGGGGAGGGGGCTCTGCCGACTCGCTCCGATGCCGACCTGACAAAAAGCCCTCCCCCAGAATTGGGGGATATAGGGGGCAAAGTGTTGCGAGCCTCGAGCGAGCCGGGTGGGGGCCGGGCCTCAGAACCGTCCGATCCCGAACGGCTCCAGATCGACCCCGCAGTCCCCCGCCAGCACCATCTCCCCGATCAGCTCTCCGGTCAGCGGCGCCAGCAGGATGCCGTTGCGGAAGTGCCCGGTGGCGTAGAAGAGGTTGGGTACCTCGGGATCGGGCCCCAGCACCGGGAGGTCGTCCGGGGTGCCGGGGCGGAGGCCGGACCACGTCTCCACGATGGGGAGGTCGCCGACCCAGGGCGCGATCTCGGTGGCCCCGGCCAGGAGGGAGCAGAGGCCGGCGGGGGTGACCGCCTTGCGCCAGACGCCGCGCTCGACGGTCGCCCCGGCGATCAGGCGCCCGTCCGCGCGGGGGACGAGGTAGCAGCGCGGTGTCTCGACGCAGTGCCGGAAGCGCTGCGGGAGGACCGCCACCGCGGCGATCTGCCCATGCACCGGGAGGACCGGAAGCGCGCGCGGAAGTCCCCCCAGGCGCCCCGCCCAGCACCCCGCCGCCAGCACCACCGCGTCCGCCTCCACGAGATCCCCGTCGGCCAGCTCCACCCCGGCCAGCCGGTCTCCGGACCACGCCAGCCGGTCGACCGCGGCCTCGGTGCGCACGTCGGCGCCTGCCCGCGTCGCGGCCACGTAGAGCGCGCGGGCGAGCTCCCGGCTCTCCACCTGGTGGTCGCCGAGGAAGCGGAGCGCCCAGCGCGTCTCCGGGGTGATCCCGGGCTCCAGCTCCCGGGCCTCCTCCGGGGTCAGCCGCTCCGTCCCGAGCCCCGCCGCGGACTGCCAGGCGTGCCGGCGCTCGAGCGCCCGCTCGTCCGCGTCCGTCAGGGCGAGCGACAGCGTCCCGGCGTCCGAGTACCCCACGTCGATCCCGGTCTCCTCGCGGAGCGCGGCGGCAAAGGCCGGAAACTCCTCGCGACCCCGAAGGAGCAGGTCCAGGAAGGGGCCCGGTCCGTCCGCCTCCGCCAGCGGCGCCAGCATTCCCGCCGCCGCCCAGGACGCCTCCGCGCCGGGCTCCGCCCGCTCCAGCACGCGCACGCGGGCGCCCCCGAGCGCCAGGTGGCGCGCCACCGCGCACCCGATGACCCCGCCGCCCACCACCAGCACCTCCGGCGACCTGCTCCTCGCGATCATCCCTCCGCCGCTCCAACCGTGGGGAGGGGGAGCCTGGAGTGCGGTTCCTCCATCACTTCCCGGCCCCTGCGGACTCCGCCCGGCCGACGCCCTGGGCGAGATAGTCGCGGGACAGCTCCACGTAGTGGCCGGCGCTGTGCTGCACCCAGTCCAGCGACGCGCCCTCCAGCTCCTTCTTCACCCGTGCGGGGGTACCGGCCGCCAGGTGCCGCGCGGGGACCTCGCCGCCGTCCGGGACCACCGCGCCGGCGGCCACCAGCGCCTGCTCGCCCACCGTGGCGCCCTGCAGGATCACGGCGTTCATCCCGATCAGCGCCCCCCGGCCAACGGTACAGCTCTCCATGATGGCCCCGTGCCCCACCGTCACCTCGGGGCCGATCACGGTGGGGCCGCGCCTGCTCACGTGGATCACGCAGTTGTCCTGGATGCTGGTGCGCGCGCCCACGGAGATCTCGTGCTCCGGCTCGTCGCCGCGCAGGACGGCGCCGAACCAGATGCTCGCCTCCTCCCCGACCGTCACGTTGCCGATCACCACGGCCGTGGGGGCGACGAACGCCGTGGGGTGGATGCGCGGCCAGATGCCGCGGAAGGGGAGGATGGTCGCCATGTGCCGAAGGACCTCGCTTCCGGTTGTGCTACTCCGACAGGATCGCGGCCAGGAGCGCCGCGTCGATGTTGCCGCCGCTCAGCACGGCGACCACGGGGCCCCGGAGCCCCGGGACCGCGCCCTCCAGGAGCGCGGCGACGGAGACCGCCGCGGACGCTTCCGCCACGATCCCCTCCTCCAGGTAGAGGTGGCGGATGGCGCGGCGGACCGCGTCCTCGCTCACCAGCACCACCTCGTCCACCACCCGCCTGGCCAGTTCCAGGCTGCGCGCGTCGATGTCCCCGGAGAGCCCCTCGCAGAGCGTGGGCACCACGGGCGGGGAGCGCAGCTCGCCCGCGGCGAGGGAGTCGTGGAGGGCGCTGGTCGCATCCGTCTGCACCCCGACGACACGGACGCTCGCCCCGAGCGCCCGCGCGACGACGCCGATCCCGCCGATCAGCCCTCCGCCCCCTGCCGGGACCACCAGCGTCCGCGCCCCCGGAAGCTCCTGCAGCACCTCCAGCCCCACCGTCCCCTGCCCGGCGACCACCTGGAAGTCGCTGAAGGCGTTCACGAAGGGGAGCCCCGTCTCGCGCGCGTGCTCCTCCGCCGCGTGGTGCGCCTCGTCGTATCCGCCGGGGACCTCGCGCAGCGCCGCGCCGAAGCGGGCGATGCGCCGCCGCTTGGTGGCCGCGGC
The nucleotide sequence above comes from Longimicrobiaceae bacterium. Encoded proteins:
- the thiO gene encoding glycine oxidase ThiO, producing the protein MIARSRSPEVLVVGGGVIGCAVARHLALGGARVRVLERAEPGAEASWAAAGMLAPLAEADGPGPFLDLLLRGREEFPAFAAALREETGIDVGYSDAGTLSLALTDADERALERRHAWQSAAGLGTERLTPEEARELEPGITPETRWALRFLGDHQVESRELARALYVAATRAGADVRTEAAVDRLAWSGDRLAGVELADGDLVEADAVVLAAGCWAGRLGGLPRALPVLPVHGQIAAVAVLPQRFRHCVETPRCYLVPRADGRLIAGATVERGVWRKAVTPAGLCSLLAGATEIAPWVGDLPIVETWSGLRPGTPDDLPVLGPDPEVPNLFYATGHFRNGILLAPLTGELIGEMVLAGDCGVDLEPFGIGRF
- a CDS encoding pyridoxal-phosphate dependent enzyme, with the protein product MGDFPTAADVLAAARRVEGRVRRTPLEPSPWLGGHVGTEVHLKLENLQRTGAFKLRGAVNALAALAPEARARGVVTASAGNHGMGVAWAARALGVPAHVFVPDTAAATKRRRIARFGAALREVPGGYDEAHHAAEEHARETGLPFVNAFSDFQVVAGQGTVGLEVLQELPGARTLVVPAGGGGLIGGIGVVARALGASVRVVGVQTDATSALHDSLAAGELRSPPVVPTLCEGLSGDIDARSLELARRVVDEVVLVSEDAVRRAIRHLYLEEGIVAEASAAVSVAALLEGAVPGLRGPVVAVLSGGNIDAALLAAILSE
- a CDS encoding gamma carbonic anhydrase family protein, which produces MATILPFRGIWPRIHPTAFVAPTAVVIGNVTVGEEASIWFGAVLRGDEPEHEISVGARTSIQDNCVIHVSRRGPTVIGPEVTVGHGAIMESCTVGRGALIGMNAVILQGATVGEQALVAAGAVVPDGGEVPARHLAAGTPARVKKELEGASLDWVQHSAGHYVELSRDYLAQGVGRAESAGAGK